A genomic region of Melopsittacus undulatus isolate bMelUnd1 chromosome 5, bMelUnd1.mat.Z, whole genome shotgun sequence contains the following coding sequences:
- the RASD2 gene encoding GTP-binding protein Rhes gives MMKTMSGGNCTLNVPAKNSYRMVVLGASRVGKSSIVSRFLNGRFEDQYTPTIEDFHRKVYNIRGDMYQLDILDTSGNHPFPAMRRLSILTGDVFILVFSLDNRESFDEVKRLQKQILEVKSCLKNKTKESADLPMVICGNKSDHSEIFRKVRSEEGENLVSSDENCAYFEVSAKKNTNVDEMFYVLFSMAKLPHEMSPSLHRKISIQYGDPFQTKPFRMRRVKDMDAYGMISPFARRPSVNSDLKYIKSKVLREGQSREREKCTIQ, from the exons ATGATGAAGACTATGTCTGGTGGAAACTGCACTCTGAATGTGCCAGCTAAGAACTCATACCGCATGGTAGTGCTGGGAGCCTCCAGGGTGGGGAAAAGCTCCATTGTCTCACGCTTTCTCAATGGCCGCTTTGAGGACCAGTACACTCCCACCATTGAGGATTTCCATCGCAAGGTCTACAACATCCGGGGAGACATGTATCAGCTGGATATCCTTGACACCTCTGGGAATCACCCTTTCCCTGCTATGAGAAGGCTTTCCATCCTGACAG GGGATGTTTTCATCCTGGTATTCAGCCTGGACAACCGAGAATCCTTTGATGAGGTCAAGAGGCTCCAGAAACAGATCCTTGAGGTCAAATCCTGCCTGAAGAACAAGACCAAGGAATCAGCTGACCTCCCCATGGTGATCTGTGGCAACAAAAGTGACCACAGTGAAATCTTCCGTAAGGTACGTTCAGAAGAAGGGGAGAACTTGGTCTCCAGTGATGAAAACTGTGCTTATTTCGAAGTTTCAGCCAAGAAGAACACCAATGTGGATGAGATGTTCTATGTCCTCTTCAGCATGGCCAAGCTACCTCATGAGATGAGCCCTTCCCTCCACAGGAAAATCTCCATCCAGTATGGTGACCCCTTCCAAACGAAACCCTTTCGCATGCGCCGAGTCAAGGACATGGATGCCTATGGTATGATCTCTCCCTTTGCTCGCCGGCCAAGCGTCAACAGTGACCTGAAGTATATCAAATCGAAAGTTCTCAGGGAAGGTCAGTccagggagagggagaaatgcACAATCCAGTGA